The DNA sequence GTCATCATTCCAGAAATGTTGACCGACCTCAACCATCGATTGGCTTCAGGATGGGTTTCCACGGCAGGACCCGCTGTTAGGGAATTTGAGCAAGCGCTAGAGGATTTCGTGGGAATAGGTCATGGCATTGCCACTCAAAGCGGTACAGCTGCCTTGCATGTCTCGCTCGTGGCATTGGGCCTAGGACCAGGAGATGGCATCATCGTTCCGGATTTGACCTTCATTGCCACAGCCAATACGGTCCAATATATTGGGGCAACTCCCATATTGGTGGACGTCAAAGCCTCTGACTGGCAAATGGATTTGGATCTTCTGGAGGAATATCTCACCCATCAATGCCATTCCACTGATCATGGGCTCAAGGATTCTCATACCGGTTGTATCGTCCGTGCAGTGATCGCTGTTCATGCATTAGGCGCGATCGGGGAGATGAATAGGCTCCAAGAGATCTGCCAAACACATGAATTGGTACTGATCGAGGATGCGGCCCAGTCGCTCGGTAGTATTCGAGATTCGCAGTCTGCAGGGACATTTGGAGAAATCGCCACATTGAGTTTCAATGGCAATAAAATTCTCACTACTGGAGGCGGGGGAATGGTCTTGACAAATAACCCCGAGCTTGCCGACCGAGTCCGGCTTTTGATCAATCAAGCCAAAATCCCGGGCAAATCTTACGATCACAGCGATGTGGGGTACAACTATCGGATGCCGGCCATCAATGCCGCGCTTGGGCTAGCTCAAATGCCTTATCTAGCTGAATGGATTCAGCAAAAGCGAATTCTAGGGCAACGGTATCGGGCATTATTGGAACCGATGGGCGTGAATTTCCAGCAATTGGGCGACTCGAAGCATTCCAATCACTGGTTGGTAACCGGAAGGTTTCAAGATCCGATAATGGTTCAGGAAGCCTTGGAAGCAGCCTCGATTATGGCCAGACCTCTTTGGACACCGCTACACCAGCAGGCTCCCTATCAGGATTTCCCATTTATCACCCGCGATAGAATTAGCGAAACCATTCATGGTGAGGCGCTGAGCTTGCCAAGTTCTGCCAATCTCTCGGAGGATCAATGGCAGCGGATCGAATCTTCCCTCAAGCGGGCATTGGCTTTTACACGGAGTACCCCCTAGGTTCCCCTCGAAATTGGCATGGTTTGTGGCCGTGCATTTCGAAGTCAAAATCATCCCAAAATAACAGATATTGAGGGTTCGGTTGATGCACACATTTATTGTCCCAACCAACCACTGATTATCCATCAAGCATTATCAAATATGGTCGCTGATACTTTTTTTGCCCATGAGACCGCCCTCATTGACGAAGGGGCCCAAATCGGTCAGGATACCAAGATCTGGCACTTTTGCCACGTGATGCCCGGTGCAACCATTGGAGAAAGATGCAGCCTCGGACAGAATGTGTTTGTGGCCAATCGTGTTACACTTGGCAACAACGTCAAGGTACAGAACAATGTCTCGATCTACGAAGGGGTCATCTGCGAAGACAATGTGTTTTTAGGCCCATCCATGGTATTTACCAACATCAAGAATCCACGGTCAGCCATCGTCCGCAAAGGGCTCTACACAGAAACCTACTTGGAAGAGGGAGCTTCCGTCGGGGCCAATGCCACCATCGTCTGCGGTGTGCGCCTCGGAAAATTTGCTTTTGTCGGAGCCGGAACCGTTGTCACCAAGGATGTGCCTGCATACGGACTTGTGGTCGGCAATCCCAGCAAGCAGATCGGATGGATGAGCGAATATGGACATCGCCTTGATTTTGATGATCGTCAACGTGCTATTTGTCCGGAAAGTGGCGAAGAATATGAACTGGTAGATGGAGCTGTCAGCAAATTGTCCTAGCTCCATTCCCCCAATCATGCAATGCATTCAGGCATTTTCAGAAGACGGTTTGAGGGCCGTCTTTTGCATGTTTGGGGGTTTTCGAAAGGATTGAGAAAGCTGATCCGAGGGAAGATGTTCCTGATTTGTCATTCAAGGTTAGCCAATTTCCCTTCCAGTGTTTGATCGATCACGACCAATCATCCACGAATTGGGCCAATTCCTTTCATGCCAACTTCGGTTCAGGCTTGGATCTTAAGTCCATTTTTGGGAACATTGAAACGATTTGTCCTACAAAAGGACCCAAGCGTAGCAGATTCAACATGAAAATTGCCTTGTTTACTGACGGCATTCAACCCTTCGTTATTGGTGGAATGCAGACTCACTCCTTCCAATTAGCCAAGCATCTCACCCAGCTTGGTGTCATGGTTGATCTCTACCATACGGGGGAACCAGATGAGCAGCAGGTACTGGCCTTATTTTCGGAGTCGGAACGCGCTTACCTGACCGTCCATCATATCCCCTTTCCGAAAAGCGGCAAATATCCCGGTCATTACATTCGAGAATCCTATCAATTCAGCAAGCGAATTTGGCGAGCATTCCTGAATCAGGGCGCCAAAGCCGATTTGATCTACGCACAGGGGTTTACGGGGTGGCATGGATTAATGGTCCGCAACAAGGGCATTCATCCTCCGATCTGTGTGAATCTACACGGATTGGAAATGTATCAGACTGCCCACGGATTCTCCAGCAAATTGGCGCATGCCATGCTGAGGATTCCCGCCCAATTCCTCATCCGGAATGCAGATTTCCACCATTCCTTGGGGGGAAGCCTCACCGATATCCTCGAAGATCAAGGGGCCGATCGTGCCAAAATCTGGGAGCTTCCCAATGGGGTCAAACCCGAGTGGTTTCAGGCACCTGCCCAACCCAATGAATCAGGGCGCTCTTGGGTATTTTTGGGTCGCTATGAATTGCGAAAAGGCATTGAGCTGTTAAATGAGACGTTGCCAGACATTCTAGCTGGCACAGACATCCAGTTCACCTTCATCGGCCCAATCCCAGATGAGCATCGGATCAACCATCCCCATGTACATTACACAGGAATGGTACGGGAATTTGAGGTACTGCAAAAGTATCTGGCACAAGCGGATTGGTTGGTGTGCCCAAGTCTTGCCGAGGGAATGCCTACGGTCATATTGGAAGCTATGGCTTCTCGATGCGGAATTATCGCCACGGATGTGGGTGCAACCCGATTGTTGGTAGATCATGAAGTAGGGTTTCTGATTCCGCCTTCCGATTTGGCCGCACTTTCTGGCGCATTGAGGCAGGCTGCAGATTTGGGCGAAAGCGAAATCACTCATATTCAAGACCGTGCATTCAGACGAGCGAAACACCAATTTGCATGGCCTGTGATCGCAGAAACGTTGGTGGAACAAATCTCCCAAACCCTCTCCATTTCTGGCCCTAGCAATCGGCCATTGTCCCAAGAAATATCCCGCTCATAATTTCGCAAACTGGTAGTTTCCCGATAATTTTGCGCTACACGAGCGAAAGCCTGTGAGACCCGGAACTGACCCTGTGACATGAAGGCTACCTCATTTTCCTATTTTCTACAAACACACCGTGGGTTTCTGCTGGTGCTGGCAGCTGCATTTTTCTTAGGGAAGATCGTGGCGCCATTGGGAATGGGAATCCTCATGATCGCAGCGATGGTTTGGCTTTTTCAAGGTAAATCCTCCTATTTGGCGCTTCTTCTGATGTTTGTCCTGCTTTGGGGAGATTCGAGAACCAGAAGTCTTCTGTTCTTCAAACCCATGCGGATTGCCTTGATATTAACCTGCACGGTGCATTCCATCCGGTTGATAGCCGCGAAGAAGATCAAGTTCCAATCCATCATCTTGACCACCATCCCCTTTTTCATTATCGCGGTCCTAGGGGTATTCAAAAGTCCGAGCCCCGTGGTGTCGTTCTCCAAGATGATCTCCTACTTCTGCCTACTTTTCACGGCACTCCATCATTTCCAATACGAAATATTGCGCAAATCGCGCCCTCCATTCCTCCTAAAAGTCCTTTACCTGTTTTGCTCCCTCACCTTCATGAGCGTGATATTCCGTTGGATTACGCCGGACCTGACCATGTTTGGGGAACGTTTCAGGGGCTTTTTGGGGAATCCCAACGGATTCGGGAACTTCCACACCCTACTCGTGCCCTTGGTAGCTATGGCTTGGCACTTATACCCTTCCACTCGGAAGACTTTGCGCTACCTCATTTTCGGACTGATCGCAGGATTGATTCTCGCACAATCCAGAACCGCCATCGGCAGTATCATGATCTACCTGTTTCTGCTGTACTTCTATCAGCGGGGCAATTTCATGAAATGGTTCTTCTGGCTGGCAGTGATGCCTACCTTAATCGTTTTCAACACCTTGGTGAGCATTGAAGACATCGTGGAGTTGCTCAATTTGGAGGAATTTTTCCGAATAGAGAGCCTCAAATCAGGCGCAGGACGATTCCTCGCATGGGAATTTGGGTGGGCGCAGATCAAACTCAATCCACTCATCGGGCGAGGGTTTGCCTATGAGGAAATCTATTTTCACAGCATGCGAGATTTCTTCATCGCCACGGAGCACAATGGTGGGATGCACAACTCCTTCCTGACGTTTGTGATGAATAATGGATTGATTGGGGCGGTCCTGTTTGTGCTATTCCTCATCATTCTTTTCAACCAACACCAAGCGCCCAAACGCGCCATGCCCTTTTTGATAGCGGCCATCATCTCCGCAAACTTTGAAAGCTGGCTCAACTCCTCGCTAAACGCATTCAGCATCCTATTCTATTTGAATATTGTGGTTCTGATTCAATACCCAAACCTGAAACGACTAGCAAGATTTTACCGATGAAAATCCTGATCCTTTACTCCGAAATCGCCGGATATGTCCTCTCCTGTGTGGAAGCACTTGCCAAGCTCCCTCCTGCAGAGATCAAGCTGATTCGCTGGCCTGTCAATCAGGAAGCTCCTTTTCAGTTTGGGGCCGGTGGCGACCAGATCGACATGTCTATTCGGACTGATTGGACTGACGAATCGCTTCAAGCATTGGTCAAAGAATGGAGGCCAGAAGTGGTTTTCACCACAGGATGGATGGACAAAGGATATGTACAAGCAGCCAAAACCGCCAAAGCCCTAGGGATTCCTGTGATTGCCGGAATTGACAATCATTGGACAGGAAGTCCCAAACAACATATCGCCACTTGGATCAGCCCTTGGATGATTCACTCGGCCTTTGACTATCTATGGGTGCCCGGCTATCGGCAATATGCCTACGCCAAGCGGCTCGGATTCAAATCCAGCCAGATCCGGATCGGATATTATAGTGGAGATACAACAGCATTTGGTCAGGCTGCTGAGGCTTACAGATCCGACAAAGCCATCCAATATCCACGTGAATTGCTATATGTCGGTCGGATCATCGAACACAAGGGAATCGGTGAATTGTGGAACGCTTTCATCGAGACTTCAGACCAACATGATTGGCGACTGCGAATCGTCGGAGCAGGAGATTTTCATGAAGGACTTGCTGATCATCCGCGCATTTCCGTGCAGGGGTTTGTTCAACCCGAGGAACTTCCGAGTCTGGCAGAACAAGCAGGCGCATTCATTCTTCCGAGTAGATTTGAACCTTGGGGCGTGGTATTGCATGAATTTGCCGCTGCTGGCCTTCCATTGATTGCTTCTGACGAATGCGGTTCTGCCGATGCCTTCATTAGACCGGGCTACAATGGGTACACCTTCGAAGGCGGGAATCAGTCAGATTTAGCCGACAAGCTCCTCAAGCTCTTCTCCCACAGCGACGATCAGCTCAGAACCTTGGGCGAAAGAAGCGAGGCACTGGCAGCGCAGATTACTCCCGAGATGTGGGCCTCCACGTTGTACGACTTGGCAAAATCCCACGCTTCGGTATCCCAAGCCACCATTACTGAAACCGCCTAGCTATGCGTCCAACTGCAGACCTTTCGACATTTGACAACTCCTGGTACCATCCGGGTAAATCGGGCCTGACCCGCCTCGCATGGTATTTCGTGAATGTCCTGTTTTTCATCAATCCCCTAAATCCATTCTCTGGATTGAAAGTGAGATTGCTGAGGATGTTTGGCGCCCATGTAGGCACTGGTGTCGTCATCAAGCCCGCAGTGAACATCAAATACCCTTGGATGCTCACCATCGGCGATCATGTCTGGATCGGTGAAAACGTCTGGATCGACAACTTGACCCAAGTCAGTTTGGGCGATCATACCTGTATTTCCCAAGGAGCGATGCTTTTGACGGGAAATCACAATTACAAACGCTCCAGCTTTGACCTCATGGTCGGAGAAATCCATTTGGAAGCTGGCGCATGGATCGGAGCCCAATGCCTCGTAGGCCCCAATGTCCGTGTAGGAAGTCATGCTGTGCTTTCTGCCGGGAGTGTCACGATGAAAGATTTGGAGCCCTATCAGGTATATGCAGGAAATCCTGCGGCCTTTGTCCGTGAACGAACCATCGAGCCGGACTCCCAAACCCCCGCCCATTTGATCACCACCCCTTAACTCCGCTATCGAATTATGTGTGGAATTGCCGGAATCATATCGCTGCCCAATCAGGGTTCAGCATTGCCGATCGAAGTCATGGTCCAAGCCATGCACCACAGGGGACCCGATTTTCAGGATCACTGGAAAGGCGAAGGAGTAGCCCTCGGTCATGCCCGGCTTTCGATTCTAGACCTATCGGAAGCAGGTCATCAGCCCATGCATTCTCCTGAGGGAAGATATTGCCTCATTTTCAACGGAGAAATCTATAACTATCTCGATCTCAAGCAGGCACTCCCAGATTATCCTTATCGGGGAAATTCCGACACAGAGGTGATCATGGCGGGATTCATCCACTGGGGACCTTCCTTTCTGGAACGGCTCAATGGCATGTTTGCGCTTGCGGTCTGGGACAAGCTCGAAAGAAAGCTCTTTTTGGCTCGCGACCGAATGGGCATCAAGCCCCTCTACTACGCCATGACCGACCAAGGACTGGTGTTCGGCTCCGAGATCAGAACCCTGCTCGCTAGTGGGAGGGTCAAACGGAAACTCAATCGGGCGGTCTTGGGGGAATATCTTCAGTACCAAACCGTGCATGATCCCGAGACCTTGGTCGAAGGAATCTACATGCTGCCTGCTGGACATTACGCAGAGTTTGATCCCGAAGGCTCCCTCGACATAGAATCCTACTGGGACATGCGCACCTATGCCCAGCATCCCGTGGATGGCACGTACGAGGAGCTGTGCAAACAGGTCAGGGAAACCTTCATTGAATCCGTAGAACGTCGCAAAATCGCAGATGTCCCCCTTGGCGCTTTCCTGTCTGGAGGGATTGATTCTTCCGCTGTGGTAGCGGCATTGGCTACCGTCTCCCAAGATCCTGTTGCCACTTTTTCAGTTGTTTTTGATGAACAGGAATTCGACGAGAGCACGTGGTCTTCCCTTGTTGCCAAGAGATACAACACCCAACATATTCCCATCAGACTCAAACCAGACTCCTTCTTGGAGCGGCTGCCAGAGGCTTTGATGGCGATGGATCACCCCAGCGGCGATGGCATTAATAGCTATGTGATTTCGGAAGAAACGCGCAAACAGGGCTTTACAGTGGCATTGTCTGGACTGGGCGGAGATGAATTATTCTGCGGATATCCGGTCTTCCAACAATTCACCAAAGCCCGCGGGATGAATCTCCTGTACAAAATCCCCGCTGGCGTTCGGGGGCTGATCGGCAAATCGGTTTCTGGGGTCTACCAAAACCAGAAAACCAACCGTCTGGTCCAATTGCTCGAAGCCCCGCAAAACGAATTCGCCCACCTCTACCCTATCTTCCGTCAGCTCTACAATCAAGCGGAATTGGCAGAACTGGGACTGCGCCAACCCGATGACTGGAACTTGCTAGAAAAAGTCCTTCCCGGCAATTTCGAGGGCTGGGAACAACCACAGTCGGTCTACAGCCAAGTTTCCGTCGGGGAAATGAATACCTACACCCGATCAGTCCTCCTGAGAAACACGGATCAGATGAGCATGGCTTCTGCGTTGGAAGTACGGGTGCCATTCTTCGATCATGAGCTGGTCGAACTGGCCTTGCAAATTCCCGATCAACACAAGGTGCCGACCATCCCCAAAAAACTCCTGGTGGATGCTATGGGTGATTTGCTGCCACATGAAGTCGTTCATCGCAAGAAGATGGGCTTTGTATTTCCGTGGCCACTTTGGATGAAGGATTCGCTCAAGACATTTTGCGAGACCCGTATTCAGTCAATTGCCGACCGAGGGATTTTCGAAGCAGATCCCCTCTTGGCCCAATGGAAGGGATTCTTGGCAGGTGACAAGCGCATCCCCTATGTAAAACTCTGGACGTTGGTCGTATTGGCCGATTGGATGGAAAAACACGATATCGATGGCTAAACTCCTCATCTGTATCGACTGGTACACGCCGGGTTACAAAGCTGGGGGCCCGATCCAATCCGTCCAGAATCTCGTGGAAGTCCTCAAGGACCAATTCGAAATTTTCATCCTGACAGGAGACCGGGACGCGGGAGAACCAGAGCCTTACGCCCTACCGACAGCTACATGGATTCAGCAAGGCGCCGCAAAGGTCATGTATCTGTCTCCAGACCAACGCTCACAAGGACAAATCCGCCAATTGATCAAGCAGATCCAGCCGGAGGTGATCTACCTGAATTCGATGTTTTCTTTTCCTTTCACGGTGTATCCAATCAGAGGACGGGGGAATGCTCAGGTCATTCTCGCGCCGCGCGGCATGCTTCACGCAGGTGCGCTCAGGATCAAAAAAGCAAAGAAACGGGTATTTTTACGAGCGTTCAAACTAGCGGGATTGCATCGTTCTATCCAGTGGCATGCCACAGACGATCAGGAGGTTTTGGATATTCAGGCACACTTTGGAGATCAGGCTTCCATCACACAGGCGGGCAATATTCCCAAGCGAGTGCAGAAACCCTGGTCCGTCACTCCGAAGGAATCTGGAGATTTGAGGCTCTTTTTCAATTCTCGTGTTTCGGAGAAGAAAAACCTCCTCTTCGCCATCCAATCGCTCCAGAGCGTGCAAGGACGTGTTCAGTTCGATGTATTCGGCCCACATGAGGATGCCGAATATCTGGCTTTGTGCCAATCGGCCGCCAAGGAGCTACCTTCAGGAATCATCGTCTCATTTCACGGTCCAAAGCCTCCCATGAAACTGATGGAGGGAATTGAGACGGCGCATTTCGGGTATCTCCCGACGCATGGGGAAAATTTTGGGCACTCCATCTTCGAATCCTTTCTGGCGGGGAAACCCGTGCTGATTTCTGACCAAACCCCTTGGCGTAATCTAGAAACCCAACAGCTGGGTTGGGATCTTCCACTAGATGATCCCAACGCATTCACCCAAACCCTCCAAACCTTGGTGGACATGGACGCCACCACCTATCAGATCTGGTCCCGCAATGCCTGGCGATTTGCCAAAGCATACAACGAGGACCCAGCGCTCATCTCCCAAACCAATGCCATCTTCGCATGAAAGTATCCATCGTCACCATCTCATACAATGCCTCAAGTAGTATCCGGACCTGTATTGAATCGGTATTGAATCAGGATTATCCCGATATTGAATACATCATCGTGGATGGAGGTTCCTCCGATGACACCATGGAGATCGTGCAAGAATATGCCGACAAGATCTCGCATATTTCCAGTGAATCCGACGAAGGGATCTACGATGCGATGAATAAGGGGATGGCCAAAGCCACAGGGGATATCGTCGCTCAGCTCAATGCGGATGATTTCTACGCAAGCCCCGACATTCTCTCCCAAGTGGTGGAAAAGTTCCAGTCTACCGGCTCAGACATCGTCTTCGGAAACCTCGTATACGTTCCCGCAGATGATCTCGACAAAGTGGTCCGCTATTATACAGCCGATCAGTTCAAGCCCGAGGACATGCTCAGGGGCCACATGCCGCCCCATCCCACGTTCTTTGTCAAGCGATCATTGGTGGATATCTGCGGACCTTACCGGACGGATTACGCGATTTGCGCGGACTTCGAATGGATGGTAAGATTGTTCCATACACATGGGGCAACCTACACCCACCTTCCTGAAGTCATGGTGAAAATGCGCAAGGGCGGCGTCAGCACACAAGGCCTAAAAAGCACACTCACCATCAACAAGGAAATGCTGCAAGCATGCCGTTCCAATGGCCTCCGCACCAATCTGCCCATGATCTACTCGAAATACCTTACCAAGGTGTTTCAACTAGTTAAAAAGCCCACTTGACCATTTGATTCGCCCTTTTCACAGATCGCGAATCCTTTGATACATGCTATGGCGATCTATATTATTTTTGATCTGCATCAAATATTTCAGATTCTATGCCTACCGTGTTAATTACCGGGGGTTGTGGATACATCGGTTCCCACACCGCCATCGAATTGATGAAAGTCGGAAAATTGGACGTGATCTCCATCGACAATCATCACAACTCATCCCCAGAAGCCATCGACCGTATTGAAGCGATCGCCGGCAAGCGGATGAAAAACTACGCCATCGATGCGTGTGACCGTGCCGCAGTTCAGGAGGTCTTCGAGGCCCATCCAGACATCGTCGGGGTCATCCACTTCGCTGCCTACAAGGCCGTCGGCGAATCCGTCGAAAAGCCCCTGGAATACTACCACAACAATTTCGAATCCCTTGTCAACATGCTCGCGGCCTGTGAGGCCAATGGCGTGGAAAACTTCATCTTCTCGTCTTCCTGCACCGTCTATGGCGACATCGACAAATTGCCGGTAACCGAGGAAACGCCCACCACCGAAGCGGCCTCCCCATACGGAAATACCAAGCTTGTCGGTGAGCGAATCATCCAGGATTTCATCAAATCCACCGACAAGGTGAAGGCGATTGCCCTGCGGTACTTCAACCCCGTAGGTGCAGATGAATCTGGCCTCAATGGGGAAGATCCAATCAATGCTCCCAACAACCTCGTGCCATTCATCACTCGGGTGGCTTCCGGTCTGTTGCCGCAATTGACGGTCTTCGGAGGAGATTATCCTACGCGCGACGGCACTTGTATCCGCGACTACATCCACGTTACGGACATCTCCATCGCACACATCAACGCTTTGGACTACTTGCTGGATGGCAAGAATTCCTCCAACTACGAGCGCCTCAACCTGGGCTCCGGAAACGGGGTCAGCGTACTCGAAGCTATCAACGCCTTCGAGGAAGTATCCGGCGTGAAACTGAACTATGTTATCGGTGACCGTCGTCCCGGTGATGTAACCCAAATCTACTCTGATAGCTCTCTCGCCAAAGAGAAGCTCGGATGGGTAGCAGGTCGCGGCATCTCTGAGATGATGGCGTCCGCTTGGAAATGGCAACTCAACCTGAATGAATCTCGCGCCGCTCAAGAGGCCTAAGAATCACCCAGGAACATAGATGCGTCGTGGCCACCCACGGCGCTTTTTTTTTTCTGGTGGGGTTGCTTGATCTCTTGTCCGTATACTGCGTCAGGGAAAGTCTCATTGGGAGGACCCAACTCGATTTCCCTTCCTTGTCTACGGACAAGATCTCGGCGCAACTCCACCAGAAGCATTAATCCTGTGGCCATGCGCTAGCCGGGGTTCACCTTCGGTGAAAGGCCGGGAAGGATTTTTGGGAGTTCACCTTCGGTGAAGGGAGATTGTGCGCTAGACGGGGGGCACCTTCGGTGAAAGGCTGGGAGGGATTTTTGGGGGTTCACCTTCGGTGATGGGAGATTGTGCGATGGTTGGGGTTCACCTTCGGTGAGGGGGTC is a window from the Pontibacter sp. G13 genome containing:
- a CDS encoding O-antigen ligase family protein, yielding MKATSFSYFLQTHRGFLLVLAAAFFLGKIVAPLGMGILMIAAMVWLFQGKSSYLALLLMFVLLWGDSRTRSLLFFKPMRIALILTCTVHSIRLIAAKKIKFQSIILTTIPFFIIAVLGVFKSPSPVVSFSKMISYFCLLFTALHHFQYEILRKSRPPFLLKVLYLFCSLTFMSVIFRWITPDLTMFGERFRGFLGNPNGFGNFHTLLVPLVAMAWHLYPSTRKTLRYLIFGLIAGLILAQSRTAIGSIMIYLFLLYFYQRGNFMKWFFWLAVMPTLIVFNTLVSIEDIVELLNLEEFFRIESLKSGAGRFLAWEFGWAQIKLNPLIGRGFAYEEIYFHSMRDFFIATEHNGGMHNSFLTFVMNNGLIGAVLFVLFLIILFNQHQAPKRAMPFLIAAIISANFESWLNSSLNAFSILFYLNIVVLIQYPNLKRLARFYR
- a CDS encoding WcaF family extracellular polysaccharide biosynthesis acetyltransferase, yielding MRPTADLSTFDNSWYHPGKSGLTRLAWYFVNVLFFINPLNPFSGLKVRLLRMFGAHVGTGVVIKPAVNIKYPWMLTIGDHVWIGENVWIDNLTQVSLGDHTCISQGAMLLTGNHNYKRSSFDLMVGEIHLEAGAWIGAQCLVGPNVRVGSHAVLSAGSVTMKDLEPYQVYAGNPAAFVRERTIEPDSQTPAHLITTP
- a CDS encoding glycosyltransferase family 2 protein, whose product is MKVSIVTISYNASSSIRTCIESVLNQDYPDIEYIIVDGGSSDDTMEIVQEYADKISHISSESDEGIYDAMNKGMAKATGDIVAQLNADDFYASPDILSQVVEKFQSTGSDIVFGNLVYVPADDLDKVVRYYTADQFKPEDMLRGHMPPHPTFFVKRSLVDICGPYRTDYAICADFEWMVRLFHTHGATYTHLPEVMVKMRKGGVSTQGLKSTLTINKEMLQACRSNGLRTNLPMIYSKYLTKVFQLVKKPT
- a CDS encoding acyltransferase, with the translated sequence MVADTFFAHETALIDEGAQIGQDTKIWHFCHVMPGATIGERCSLGQNVFVANRVTLGNNVKVQNNVSIYEGVICEDNVFLGPSMVFTNIKNPRSAIVRKGLYTETYLEEGASVGANATIVCGVRLGKFAFVGAGTVVTKDVPAYGLVVGNPSKQIGWMSEYGHRLDFDDRQRAICPESGEEYELVDGAVSKLS
- a CDS encoding aminotransferase class I/II-fold pyridoxal phosphate-dependent enzyme — its product is MGISSDLIPLSAPVIIPEMLTDLNHRLASGWVSTAGPAVREFEQALEDFVGIGHGIATQSGTAALHVSLVALGLGPGDGIIVPDLTFIATANTVQYIGATPILVDVKASDWQMDLDLLEEYLTHQCHSTDHGLKDSHTGCIVRAVIAVHALGAIGEMNRLQEICQTHELVLIEDAAQSLGSIRDSQSAGTFGEIATLSFNGNKILTTGGGGMVLTNNPELADRVRLLINQAKIPGKSYDHSDVGYNYRMPAINAALGLAQMPYLAEWIQQKRILGQRYRALLEPMGVNFQQLGDSKHSNHWLVTGRFQDPIMVQEALEAASIMARPLWTPLHQQAPYQDFPFITRDRISETIHGEALSLPSSANLSEDQWQRIESSLKRALAFTRSTP
- a CDS encoding glycosyltransferase codes for the protein MAKLLICIDWYTPGYKAGGPIQSVQNLVEVLKDQFEIFILTGDRDAGEPEPYALPTATWIQQGAAKVMYLSPDQRSQGQIRQLIKQIQPEVIYLNSMFSFPFTVYPIRGRGNAQVILAPRGMLHAGALRIKKAKKRVFLRAFKLAGLHRSIQWHATDDQEVLDIQAHFGDQASITQAGNIPKRVQKPWSVTPKESGDLRLFFNSRVSEKKNLLFAIQSLQSVQGRVQFDVFGPHEDAEYLALCQSAAKELPSGIIVSFHGPKPPMKLMEGIETAHFGYLPTHGENFGHSIFESFLAGKPVLISDQTPWRNLETQQLGWDLPLDDPNAFTQTLQTLVDMDATTYQIWSRNAWRFAKAYNEDPALISQTNAIFA
- a CDS encoding glycosyltransferase family 4 protein, coding for MKIALFTDGIQPFVIGGMQTHSFQLAKHLTQLGVMVDLYHTGEPDEQQVLALFSESERAYLTVHHIPFPKSGKYPGHYIRESYQFSKRIWRAFLNQGAKADLIYAQGFTGWHGLMVRNKGIHPPICVNLHGLEMYQTAHGFSSKLAHAMLRIPAQFLIRNADFHHSLGGSLTDILEDQGADRAKIWELPNGVKPEWFQAPAQPNESGRSWVFLGRYELRKGIELLNETLPDILAGTDIQFTFIGPIPDEHRINHPHVHYTGMVREFEVLQKYLAQADWLVCPSLAEGMPTVILEAMASRCGIIATDVGATRLLVDHEVGFLIPPSDLAALSGALRQAADLGESEITHIQDRAFRRAKHQFAWPVIAETLVEQISQTLSISGPSNRPLSQEISRS
- the galE gene encoding UDP-glucose 4-epimerase GalE, which gives rise to MPTVLITGGCGYIGSHTAIELMKVGKLDVISIDNHHNSSPEAIDRIEAIAGKRMKNYAIDACDRAAVQEVFEAHPDIVGVIHFAAYKAVGESVEKPLEYYHNNFESLVNMLAACEANGVENFIFSSSCTVYGDIDKLPVTEETPTTEAASPYGNTKLVGERIIQDFIKSTDKVKAIALRYFNPVGADESGLNGEDPINAPNNLVPFITRVASGLLPQLTVFGGDYPTRDGTCIRDYIHVTDISIAHINALDYLLDGKNSSNYERLNLGSGNGVSVLEAINAFEEVSGVKLNYVIGDRRPGDVTQIYSDSSLAKEKLGWVAGRGISEMMASAWKWQLNLNESRAAQEA
- a CDS encoding glycosyltransferase family 4 protein, with translation MKILILYSEIAGYVLSCVEALAKLPPAEIKLIRWPVNQEAPFQFGAGGDQIDMSIRTDWTDESLQALVKEWRPEVVFTTGWMDKGYVQAAKTAKALGIPVIAGIDNHWTGSPKQHIATWISPWMIHSAFDYLWVPGYRQYAYAKRLGFKSSQIRIGYYSGDTTAFGQAAEAYRSDKAIQYPRELLYVGRIIEHKGIGELWNAFIETSDQHDWRLRIVGAGDFHEGLADHPRISVQGFVQPEELPSLAEQAGAFILPSRFEPWGVVLHEFAAAGLPLIASDECGSADAFIRPGYNGYTFEGGNQSDLADKLLKLFSHSDDQLRTLGERSEALAAQITPEMWASTLYDLAKSHASVSQATITETA
- the asnB gene encoding asparagine synthase (glutamine-hydrolyzing), producing MCGIAGIISLPNQGSALPIEVMVQAMHHRGPDFQDHWKGEGVALGHARLSILDLSEAGHQPMHSPEGRYCLIFNGEIYNYLDLKQALPDYPYRGNSDTEVIMAGFIHWGPSFLERLNGMFALAVWDKLERKLFLARDRMGIKPLYYAMTDQGLVFGSEIRTLLASGRVKRKLNRAVLGEYLQYQTVHDPETLVEGIYMLPAGHYAEFDPEGSLDIESYWDMRTYAQHPVDGTYEELCKQVRETFIESVERRKIADVPLGAFLSGGIDSSAVVAALATVSQDPVATFSVVFDEQEFDESTWSSLVAKRYNTQHIPIRLKPDSFLERLPEALMAMDHPSGDGINSYVISEETRKQGFTVALSGLGGDELFCGYPVFQQFTKARGMNLLYKIPAGVRGLIGKSVSGVYQNQKTNRLVQLLEAPQNEFAHLYPIFRQLYNQAELAELGLRQPDDWNLLEKVLPGNFEGWEQPQSVYSQVSVGEMNTYTRSVLLRNTDQMSMASALEVRVPFFDHELVELALQIPDQHKVPTIPKKLLVDAMGDLLPHEVVHRKKMGFVFPWPLWMKDSLKTFCETRIQSIADRGIFEADPLLAQWKGFLAGDKRIPYVKLWTLVVLADWMEKHDIDG